A region of the Actinomycetota bacterium genome:
ATCTCGGAGAAGGCAATGACAGCTTCGACGGGACGGGTGGAGACAGCGCGGTCACGGTGAACGGCGGGGCCGGCGGCGACATCCTGCTCGGCGGGGGCGGCGACGACACGCTGAACGGTGGTGACGGAGCCGACGAGATCAGCGGTGGCGACGGCGATGACACCATCGACGCGGGTGCTGGCGACGACCTCGTTGGCGAGGCTGGAGCACTGCCCACTCCTACTGAGGGCGGCGGCGACGGTGACGACACGATCGGTGGCGGCACCGGCGACGACGAGCTCAACGGCGACGCCGGCCGCGACATGATCTCGGGCGGCGCTGACAACGACACCCTGAACGGCGGGGACGGTGCCGACTGGCTCGCCCCGGGCGAAGGTGACGACAGCGCCAGCGGTGGTTCGCACAAGGACACCGTCTCGTTCGCGGACGCCACCGAAGCGGTTGAGGTCGACCTGACCGACGGCACCGCCAGCACGGGCGCGGACGACGACCTGTTGGACACCATCGAGAACGTCGAGGGGTCCGCCCTGGTTGACACGATCCGTGGCAACGGCGGCAACAACAACGTCACCGCCGGCAACGGTAACGACGCCGTCCGCGGCGCCGGTGGCGACGACGACCTCCGCGGTGGTGGTGGCAAGGACACCCTGCGCGGCGGCGACGGTGACGACGATCTGTTCGGCCAGGGTGGCGCAGACCGCCTGTTCGGCGGAGCCGGCACCGACTTCTGCAAGGGTGGCAAGGGGAAGGACAGGATCAGAGGCTGCGAGTAGCAGCACGCGACCACGTTCGGATCTTCCCTGGGAGGGTCGGCCCGAAAGGGCCGGCCCTCTCTATCACGTGCGGGCTCATGTGATCGTTCCCTCGTGCCGACGCTCGTCGAGCGTCGGTAGACTGGGAGGTCGCAGATGCGAGGCGGCGTAGCTCAGAGGTAGAGCAAGCGGCTCATAATCGCTGTGTCGGTGGTTCGAGTCCACCCGCCGCTACCGAACGGTCCCGTTCCACGAGGCTCGCGCACCGTGTAGTCTCGCGCCCAATGGAAGGAAGGTCCCCCCGGATGCGCCCGCGCCTGACTGCGGGTATGGCCGTCGCGGCTTTCACCCTCGCACTCGTCACGGTGCAGGGTATCCCCGCGGCGGGCGCCGTCGCGACCGACGTCTTCACGCCCGCGGCCGACACGTTCGTGATCGCGACGAACCCGTCGAAGAACTTCGGAGCCTCGACCACGTTGAAGGTCGACGTGAAGCCCGACACCCGCAGCTACCTCAGGTTCCAGGTCGACGTGTCCGACCCGGTGGTCGACGCCACCCTCCGCCTGTACTCGGCGGCGGGGTCGTCGGTCGGGGCCTCGGTGCGTCCGGTCGCGAACGTCACGTGGGGCGAGCTGGCGGTCACCTACTCGAACGCCCCCGCGTTCGGGGCGCCGATCGCGGTGACCGGACCGATGAACGCGGGCTGGACCTCCGTCGACGTCAGCCCGCTCGTCACGGGCTCCGGACCGGTGAGCCTCGCGCTCACGACGACCACGAGCTCGACGATCAAGGTGAGCAGCCGGCAATCCGGGGCGACGGCGCCCCAACTCGTCGTGCG
Encoded here:
- a CDS encoding calcium-binding protein, with protein sequence MKKSMGRRRHRRIGVLGAAAALSVYLVVAAVPASALVTCGVTGTTPSQTLTVSISVAEAATIAANATQITVTGCAAVLKADVSAIVVNADALAEVENQTVSIDGTDGFTASIVVNLGAGNDTVNVIDTTGADPITVDLGEGNDSFDGTGGDSAVTVNGGAGGDILLGGGGDDTLNGGDGADEISGGDGDDTIDAGAGDDLVGEAGALPTPTEGGGDGDDTIGGGTGDDELNGDAGRDMISGGADNDTLNGGDGADWLAPGEGDDSASGGSHKDTVSFADATEAVEVDLTDGTASTGADDDLLDTIENVEGSALVDTIRGNGGNNNVTAGNGNDAVRGAGGDDDLRGGGGKDTLRGGDGDDDLFGQGGADRLFGGAGTDFCKGGKGKDRIRGCE